The Akkermansiaceae bacterium nucleotide sequence TGTGGGTGTCACCACGGGTGGTCATGTGGTGACAGATGACGTGGATCTTGATTTCCCGCCACTTGAATTCCGGACCTTGTTTGTAGGGTCAGAGCTGGTCGGCGATGGCCTCCGCGATGGGGGCGATGGGTGACTCCGTCTGGCTGAGGCGGCGGCGCGGGGAGATGCGGAAGTCCGGCAGGAACACCTTGTCGATGAGTTCCTTCACCTGCCCCGGATCCCGGAAGGAGATGTTCAGCTCCCGGTTGATGCGCATGCTGAGGGTGTCCAGGTTGGCCGAGCCGACGCAGGCCCAGTCATCGCAGATCATCACCTTCATGTGGGTCATGAGAGGGTAGTTATAGACCTTTCCCCCGGCCTGGATGAGACGGCGGGCGACCGCGATGTTGGCGACGTCCATGATGGTGGAGTCCCCACGGGCGGGGAGAATCATGCGGACGTCCACGCCACGGCGGGCGGCCTCCTCGATGGCCATGGTGATGTCGTCATGGGCGACGTAGGGGTTCTGGATCCAGATCCTCTTGCGCGCGGCGCGGATGCCCATGAGCGTGGCCTTGAGGATCTCGTAGCGGCCCTCCGCAGGGTCCGTGCGCAGGATGCGGATGGGGGCGCCATCCCCCACGGGCGGCACGCGCCTGATGAATCTCGGCGGACGCAGCAGGCCGAAGTCGCCATACGGTCCGGCCTT carries:
- a CDS encoding phosphatidylserine/phosphatidylglycerophosphate/cardiolipin synthase family protein, with the translated sequence RSKDVEVRVMFDDMGSSFAQTSPPETPAPKGFVPPTNMPLYLRSGSELEVRRTLNPWLVADHSKLILVDNRVAYIGGMNIGREYFNEWHDLMIRIEGPIVADFQRDYNRTWRKAGPYGDFGLLRPPRFIRRVPPVGDGAPIRILRTDPAEGRYEILKATLMGIRAARKRIWIQNPYVAHDDITMAIEEAARRGVDVRMILPARGDSTIMDVANIAVARRLIQAGGKVYNYPLMTHMKVMICDDWACVGSANLDTLSMRINRELNISFRDPGQVKELIDKVFLPDFRISPRRRLSQTESPIAPIAEAIADQL